A single region of the Brachypodium distachyon strain Bd21 chromosome 3, Brachypodium_distachyon_v3.0, whole genome shotgun sequence genome encodes:
- the LOC100846427 gene encoding sm-like protein LSM7 produces the protein MSGRKETVLDLAKFVDKGVQVKLTGGRQVTGTLKGYDQLLNLVLDEVIEFEREQDDPLKLSAKTRQLGLIVCRGTAVMLVSPTEGTEEINNPFQDADGAQT, from the exons ATG TCGGGGCGCAAGGAGACGGTGCTGGACCTGGCCAAGTTCGTCGACAAGGGCGTCCAGGTCAAGCTCACCGGCGGCAGGCAAG TTACAGGAACTTTGAAGGGCTATGATCAGCTTCTGAACTTGGTGCTTGATGAAGTGATTGAGTTTGAAAGAG AGCAAGATGATCCATTGAAACTATCGGCGAAAACAAGACAGCTTGGTCTCATT GTCTGCAGGGGCACAGCGGTGATGCTGGTATCGCCAACCGAGGGAACAGAGGAGATCAATAACCCCTTCCAAGATGCTGATGGAGCTCAGACCTGA